From the genome of Danio rerio strain Tuebingen ecotype United States chromosome 2, GRCz12tu, whole genome shotgun sequence, one region includes:
- the and2 gene encoding actinodin2 precursor, which translates to MARLIKIFATALVIVFMSDFLSAGPVKRNEEVDGASEVETDSKSHIRKRRNIAFYRSQPDFWGWYKFFMETNNQEGIEDLDRMYRVYLQNKHRVEEGANFNHYLTHLSQIYKTCANSDDPDCIAESTSKPKANIVMPLPVRQATVAVCNPYLDPYCLYAIRPKAAEEPSPAPAKVPAPILSPLLPLPLKAPLAHYYYAPVMEPFLSAEQRAELLRICNPSDTECLQYHLRAAYGYRPALGPLPSYSHLGCDPTKDPYCQPKLVARSPSGLYHLYPSCNPATDPLCVANVVAPAAQTAESAEAPKDKLCNPLFDEGCNPLTAAKLAALNKPVLEYAPRDEPAPLNLACDPRYDPYCLIGGSAALRKPPPVLPEFQTRHNLGVRGKTKEGYDCYMFYDKDCTPVENQDLRSSAASSKPDCHPFDPNCGRFAAQPSTGAEPAKTVKNGIIEPHPDCDPEIDYNCRLRRSESAGDEPAQPEQGHGKPEHVAPEYPVPRFEDFLRAYMGGYKK; encoded by the exons ATGGCCAGACTCATTAAGATCTTTGCAACAGCTCTTGTGATCGTCTTCATGTCAG ACTTCTTGAGTGCTGGTCCTGTAAAGCGTAATGAAGAAGTGGATG GTGCATCTGAGGTGGAAACAGACAGCAAGTCACATATCCGCAAAAGGAGGAATATTGCCTTCTACAGAAGTCAACCTGATTTCTGGGGCTGGTATAAATTCTTCATGGAGACCAACAACCAGGAGGGA ATTGAGGACTTGGATCGAATGTACCGTGTTTACCTGCAGAACAAGCACAGAGTAGAAGAGGGTGCCAATTTCAACCATTACCTCACTCACttgagtcaaatttacaaaaCCTGTGCCAACTCTGATGACCCTGATTGCATTGCAGAGTCCACCAGCAAACCCAAAGCTAATATTGTCATGCCTTTACCTGTGAGGCAAGCTACTGTGGCAGTGTGCAACCCTTACCTTGACCCTTACTGCCTCTACGCCATCAGACCAAAAGCTGCAGAAGAGCCTTCACCTGCCCCAGCAAAGGTTCCTGCCCCAATTCTGTCACCTCTGCTCCCGCTGCCCCTGAAAGCACCTCTAGCCCATTATTACTATGCTCCAGTCATGGAGCCATTTTTGTCAGCTGAGCAGAGAGCAGAGCTGTTGCGCATCTGCAACCCTTCAGACACAGAGTGTCTGCAATATCACTTGCGAGCTGCTTACGGCTACAGACCCGCACTCGGCCCTCTGCCTTCTTACTCTCACCTTGGATGTGATCCTACCAAAGATCCTTACTGTCAGCCCAAGCTTGTGGCAAGATCTCCCTCAGGTTTGTATCACCTGTACCCTTCCTGTAATCCCGCCACTGACCCTCTTTGTGTTGCCAATGTTGTTGCACCTGCAGCTCAAACCGCTGAGAGTGCAGAAGCCCCAAAAGACAAGCTCTGCAACCCTTTGTTTGACGAAGGCTGTAACCCCCTTACAGCTGCTAAGCTAGCGGCTCTCAATAAACCTGTCCTGGAATATGCTCCAAGAGATGAGCCTGCACCTCTAAACCTGGCCTGTGACCCGCGTTACGACCCCTATTGTCTGATAGGTGGATCCGCTGCTCTCAGGAAGCCCCCTCCAGTTCTCCCAGAGTTCCAGACCCGTCACAATCTGGGTGTCCGTGGAAAGACCAAGGAAGGTTATGACTGCTATATGTTTTACGATAAGGACTGCACCCCAGTGGAGAACCAGGATCTGAGGTCCAGTGCTGCCAGTTCCAAGCCAGACTGCCACCCATTTGACCCCAACTGTGGGAGGTTTGCCGCTCAGCCATCCACTGGAGCAGAGCCAGCTAAAACAGTCAAGAATGGCATCATTGAGCCCCATCCCGACTGTGACCCAGAAATTGATTACAACTGTCGCCTGCGCCGGTCAGAATCTGCAGGTGATGAACCAGCCCAGCCAGAACAAGGTCACGGCAAACCTGAACATGTGGCTCCAGAGTATCCTGTTCCAAGATTTGAGGACTTCCTCAGAGCATACATGGGTGGCTACAAgaaatga